In Candidatus Nealsonbacteria bacterium, one genomic interval encodes:
- a CDS encoding DUF4325 domain-containing protein: protein MEIKPLILKKIKTQGEVNVADIVKATGFSRAYVHRFFQELRDEGKIILLGRANKARYLLAQKELVARVKRKILDFHCILENKNIAEDIVLDKIKKGTGIFFGLSQKIVQILNYGFTEMLNNAIEHSKSRVIEVSVKKEKTMVRFDVVDRGIGIFNNIRKKKRLKNELEAIQDLIKGKQTTMPQEHSGEGIFFTSKAGDMLLIQSSNKKLIFNNILNDIFIKNIKNLKGTKVTFTIGLKSKKDLNALFQQYCEDSFKFNKTEVRVVLYKADSDYISRSQARRILSGLEKFKTIILDFHNLDTIGQSFADEVFRVWKNRHLHIDIQWKNSNDNIDFMIKRALPK from the coding sequence ATGGAGATCAAGCCGCTTATTCTTAAAAAAATAAAAACTCAGGGAGAGGTTAATGTTGCCGATATCGTCAAAGCAACTGGTTTTTCTCGCGCCTATGTCCACAGATTTTTTCAGGAACTTAGAGACGAGGGGAAAATTATTCTTTTAGGCAGAGCCAACAAAGCGAGATATTTATTGGCTCAGAAAGAGCTTGTTGCCCGGGTAAAAAGAAAAATTCTGGATTTTCATTGTATTTTAGAAAACAAGAATATCGCCGAAGACATTGTTTTGGATAAAATTAAAAAAGGAACCGGAATTTTTTTCGGTTTGTCTCAAAAAATAGTTCAGATATTAAATTACGGTTTCACCGAAATGCTAAACAACGCCATTGAACATTCAAAATCAAGAGTGATTGAGGTGTCTGTGAAAAAGGAGAAAACAATGGTCCGTTTTGATGTTGTTGATAGGGGAATAGGAATTTTCAACAACATTAGAAAAAAGAAAAGATTAAAAAACGAATTAGAAGCAATTCAGGACTTAATAAAAGGAAAGCAGACAACTATGCCTCAAGAGCACAGCGGCGAGGGAATTTTTTTCACTTCCAAAGCGGGAGATATGCTGCTCATTCAAAGCTCTAACAAAAAGTTGATATTTAATAATATTTTAAATGATATATTTATAAAAAACATCAAGAATTTAAAGGGGACAAAAGTGACTTTTACTATCGGGCTAAAGTCAAAAAAAGACCTTAACGCGCTTTTTCAACAATATTGCGAAGATTCGTTTAAGTTCAACAAAACGGAAGTCAGGGTTGTACTTTACAAGGCGGACAGCGATTATATTTCTCGTTCCCAGGCAAGAAGAATTTTAAGCGGTCTTGAAAAATTCAAAACAATTATTCTTGACTTCCATAATCTTGACACAATTGGTCAGTCCTTTGCGGACGAGGTGTTTAGGGTTTGGAAAAATCGTCATCTCCACATTGATATTCAATGGAAAAACAGTAATGATAATATAGATTTTATGATTAAAAGAGCCCTGCCAAAATAA